A window of Streptomyces sp. Je 1-332 genomic DNA:
CGTAGGCGGCCAACTGCTGTGCTGTCGGGCCGAGTTCCTGGACCAGGGCCCGGCAGTCGGGGCAGTCCATGAGGTGGTCGTCGAAGCGGAAGGTGTCCGCCGCGTCGAGCACACCGAGCGCGTAGGCGCCGGCGTCGCGATGCCGCTCCAGGGACCTCATGGCGTTCCTTGCGTGACGATTCGGGCAGGGGTGAGTCGAGCGCGGGCGAGCCGAGCAGGGGTGGTTCCTGCCCTCCCGTACGCAGCGGACCGCCGAAACACTCAAGACGCCGGACGCGAACACGCGCGCGGTCCTTCAAACGCCTCGGCCGCGGTGCCGGAGCGCCCTGCCGTGGCGTCAGAACAGATGGATCGCCAGATGTCCGAGCGGCAGCCCCAGGCGCCAGGCCGCCGTCCACACCTTGGGCCCGTCGTCCTCGCCGCACGGTGACCCCCCGCCGGGCACCGCGTCGAGATCGGGCGCGAGCAGTTCCGTCTCCTCCAGCCACCGCCATGCCTGGTCGGCGAGTTCCAGGTCGGGCGCGGGTTCTCCGGAGGTGATCGCGTCCGCCGCGAGTGCGGCCATCCGCTCGCCCACCCAGTCCTGCCACGGCTGGTCGTACGCGGTCAGGGACAGCCAGGTCTCCAGCTGGGTGACGACCCGGATGCCCGACAGCTCGCCCTTCGTGTCGGAAAGGAAAATAGTCAGGGCCAGAGCGTCACGCCCCGCGCGGTATTCGAAAGATGTCGGCGGCATCAAATCGCCGGTGCGCAGTAATTCGTCCGCGATGTACTCGGCGTACAACCACGCCATCGGCACGGCCAGTTCGCCATCACTCGGGCCCTCCGCGTTTCCTCGGCTCTCGTGCAGCATCCCGTCTCGCCTTCCTCCGATCCGTGCGCGTCGCCGGCCTTTGGCCCCCCATCCGGAACACGGATGAGGACAGCCGATTACCCGGAGGGGCACCTGAGCAAGGCGCTTTACGGAGGCTTGACCCGGGCCCCGGTTTCGTCGCAGGTCGGAGCCGGTGTGTTCTTCGTGTCACATGGCCGGATGATTTAAGTCCTTTTCGGGGACTATGACGGCATTGCTGCTTGACTCGACAGTGTGTCCGAATGTGGATTCGTTTCGCCGAATATCCCCCATTCATGGAGCCTGGTCGATGACGCAGCGCACCCCGCAGAGAAAAGCCGTTCTGGCCGCGGTAATGATCGGAGCCACTCTCGCCGCGACGGCGGCCTGCACGGCGAATACGGAGCCCGCACAGGAACGGAAACCACAGCATCCGGGCGAAAGACACCAAGAAGGCGTCCGGGACGGTCATCGGGACGCTCCGCCCCCAGCTCCGTCGGCGGCCGGTGGCGGCCAGGACGCTCAGCGCCCCTTCACGCTCGTCGCCTCGGGGGACGTGCTCCCGCACTCCTCGATCATCGACAGGGCCAGCGCCGACGCGGGCGGCGACGGCTATGACTTCGTGCCGATGCTCAAGGGGGTGGAACCCGTCGTCGCCAAGGCGGACCTGGCGATCTGTCACATGGAGACGATCTACGGCGAGGACGGCGACTACACGGGTTACCCCAGCTTCAAGTCGCCGCCCCACATCGCCCGTGCCCTCAAGGCGACCGGCTACGACTCCTGCTCCACCGCCTCCAACCACACACTCGACGACGGCGAAGCGGGGGTGAGCCGGACGCTGAGCGCGCTCGACAAGGCAGGCGTCAAGCACGCGGGCTCCGGCCGCACGGCCGACGAGGGCAAATCCCCCGCCTGGCTGCGGGCGGGCGGCGCGAAGGTGGCGCAGCTCGCGTACACGTACGGCACGAACGGTTATCCGCCGCCCAAGGACAAGCCCTGGACGGTCAACCTCATGGAGCGCGAGCGGATCATCGCGGACGCGCGCGACGCGCGGAAGGCGGGCGCGGACGTGGTCGTCGTCTCGGTCCACTGGGGCACGGAGTGGCAGGACGAGCCGGACAGCCGCCAGCTGAGCCTCGGCAAACAGCTGACGGGGTCCCGCTCGCAGGGCCGCCCCGACATCGACCTCATCCTGGGCACCCACGCGCACGTCCCGCAGGCGTACGAGAAGGTCAACGGGACGTGGGTCATCTACGGCATGGGCGACCAGATCGCCGGCGACATGATCAACCACGAGGGCGCGAACGACCCGCGCGGCAACCAAGGCACGATCGGCCGCTTCACCTTCGCCCCGCCCGCGAAGTCCGGCGGACGCTGGAAGGTCGACATGGCCGAGTTCATCCCCCAGTGGTTCAACACGGGCACGGGACGCGTGACCAATCTCAACGCGGCGCTGGACGACGGCGAGGACGTCGCCGACATCCGCGACCGGATCCGCCGGATCGTCCTGAGCCGGGGCGCGGGGAAGGACGGCCTGGTGATGGGCAAGTAGCCGGGCTTCGCCGCCCGGCCACTCCGGCCGGGCGGTGCCCGCCGGGTGTGGCCGGCCCGAGGACGGAGCGCGGCCACACCCCGTCAAGCCGTCTCACCCGATACCCCGTCAAGCCGTCTCACCCGACCCGCACCAGCCACCCCCG
This region includes:
- a CDS encoding CapA family protein → MTQRTPQRKAVLAAVMIGATLAATAACTANTEPAQERKPQHPGERHQEGVRDGHRDAPPPAPSAAGGGQDAQRPFTLVASGDVLPHSSIIDRASADAGGDGYDFVPMLKGVEPVVAKADLAICHMETIYGEDGDYTGYPSFKSPPHIARALKATGYDSCSTASNHTLDDGEAGVSRTLSALDKAGVKHAGSGRTADEGKSPAWLRAGGAKVAQLAYTYGTNGYPPPKDKPWTVNLMERERIIADARDARKAGADVVVVSVHWGTEWQDEPDSRQLSLGKQLTGSRSQGRPDIDLILGTHAHVPQAYEKVNGTWVIYGMGDQIAGDMINHEGANDPRGNQGTIGRFTFAPPAKSGGRWKVDMAEFIPQWFNTGTGRVTNLNAALDDGEDVADIRDRIRRIVLSRGAGKDGLVMGK